The proteins below come from a single Burkholderia sp. PAMC 26561 genomic window:
- a CDS encoding flavin reductase family protein — protein sequence MNDSSNTSGTHFYHPDEGHQLRHDPFKAIVAPRVIGWISSRDPNGRVNLAPYSFFGAFATFPYIIGFSSEGYKDSITNIEETGEFVWNLSSRPLAEQMNKTSAPVAHEVDEFELAGLTKAPGVNVNVPHVAESPAALECKLLQIVRLKALDGTPMNNWLALGQVVGVHIRREFLKDGIFDTAAAQPIMRAGYRGDYAAIGEMFEMIRPTS from the coding sequence ATGAATGACAGCAGCAATACCTCCGGCACACATTTCTACCACCCCGACGAAGGACATCAGCTTCGACACGATCCGTTCAAGGCGATCGTTGCGCCGCGGGTGATCGGGTGGATATCAAGCCGGGATCCGAACGGCCGCGTCAACCTCGCGCCGTACAGCTTTTTTGGCGCGTTCGCGACGTTCCCGTACATCATCGGGTTCTCGAGCGAAGGGTACAAGGACAGCATCACGAACATCGAGGAAACCGGCGAGTTCGTGTGGAACCTATCGAGCAGGCCGCTCGCCGAGCAGATGAACAAGACATCCGCGCCGGTCGCGCATGAGGTCGATGAATTCGAACTCGCCGGGCTGACCAAGGCGCCGGGCGTGAATGTGAACGTGCCGCACGTGGCGGAGTCTCCGGCGGCGCTCGAATGCAAGCTTCTGCAGATCGTCCGGCTGAAAGCGCTGGACGGCACGCCAATGAACAACTGGCTCGCGCTCGGCCAGGTGGTCGGCGTGCATATCCGCCGTGAGTTCCTGAAGGACGGCATCTTCGATACCGCCGCCGCGCAGCCAATCATGCGGGCGGGATATCGCGGGGACTACGCCGCAATTGGCGAGATGTTCGAGATGATCCGGCCGACGTCGTAG
- a CDS encoding methyl-accepting chemotaxis protein: protein MSKFNLRRASAGAKFAVLACVLAAMVVAGFTIAVTHSAGEEIDAQALDRMDDDNRAIGTMIRLYDKAVTAEVERAMTLFSSFLPTDFALDEAQKVDIGGLATPTFKAGDKPMNLDFSIPDQFLERSGAIATVFARSGDEFVRVTTSLKKQDGERAIGTLLDRKSPAYALIVGGKRFTGMASLFGKQYITEYKPVADASGRVIGALFVGVDITAEIATLQQNIRDLKVGENGYFFVIDASSGPNRGKLLVHPGIGDSTGTSLQTADERIAPFKQMLDAKEGRLSFDAPSTPELANPQVHGGAKEIVFRSVPEWQWVIGGIAYRDELLADMRAMRHRFLVLGLLVIAGLVAVLLFAVRKLVTQPLEHVTHACEQIAAGDLSVRLATTREDDVGRLMIEIDGIATGLARIVTQVRSASADMSDGTGRIAAGSSDISQRIATQASSLEETAASMEQITSTVQQNAANTAQADQLVASASEAAREGGEAVSRVVTTMSAIDASARKISDITSVIEGIAFQTNILALNAAVEAARAGEHGRGFAVVASEVRGLAQRSAAAVKEIEGLIAESVGRVADGYRIAEEARGTMTGIVERVARVNAIIGEISVASREQSSGIEQVNLAVAQIGEATQQNAALVGEAEQSTAELLEHAIALNRAVSVFRV from the coding sequence ATGTCGAAATTCAACCTCCGCCGGGCAAGTGCCGGTGCGAAGTTCGCTGTTCTTGCGTGCGTTCTTGCGGCCATGGTCGTCGCCGGTTTCACCATTGCGGTCACCCATTCGGCCGGCGAGGAGATCGATGCCCAGGCGCTCGACCGCATGGACGACGATAACCGTGCAATCGGCACGATGATCCGTCTCTACGACAAAGCCGTCACCGCAGAAGTCGAACGCGCCATGACGCTGTTTTCGAGCTTCCTCCCGACGGATTTTGCGCTGGACGAAGCGCAAAAGGTCGATATCGGCGGACTGGCGACGCCGACATTTAAAGCCGGCGACAAGCCGATGAACCTCGATTTCTCGATTCCCGATCAGTTCCTCGAACGCAGCGGCGCGATTGCGACCGTGTTTGCGCGAAGCGGCGACGAGTTCGTGCGCGTGACGACCTCGCTGAAAAAACAGGATGGCGAGCGCGCGATCGGGACGCTGCTCGACCGCAAGAGCCCGGCATATGCGCTGATCGTGGGCGGCAAGCGATTTACCGGCATGGCGTCGCTGTTCGGCAAGCAGTACATCACCGAGTACAAACCCGTCGCCGATGCATCGGGCCGCGTGATCGGCGCGTTGTTCGTGGGCGTGGACATCACGGCGGAGATCGCCACGCTGCAGCAGAACATTCGCGATCTGAAGGTCGGCGAGAACGGCTACTTCTTTGTCATCGATGCATCGAGCGGGCCGAATCGCGGCAAGCTTCTGGTGCATCCGGGCATAGGCGACTCGACCGGCACGTCGCTCCAGACAGCCGATGAACGCATCGCGCCGTTCAAGCAGATGCTGGACGCAAAAGAAGGCCGCCTTTCCTTCGATGCCCCTTCCACGCCCGAGCTTGCGAACCCGCAAGTGCATGGCGGCGCGAAGGAGATCGTGTTTCGCTCAGTGCCTGAATGGCAATGGGTGATCGGCGGAATTGCGTATCGCGATGAACTTCTCGCGGATATGCGAGCCATGCGCCATCGTTTCCTGGTGCTGGGGTTGCTCGTGATCGCCGGGTTGGTCGCCGTGCTGCTTTTTGCCGTGCGCAAGCTCGTGACGCAACCGCTGGAACACGTCACGCACGCGTGCGAACAGATCGCCGCAGGCGATCTCAGCGTGCGCCTCGCCACCACGCGCGAAGACGACGTCGGCCGGTTGATGATCGAAATCGATGGCATCGCGACGGGCCTGGCGCGTATCGTCACGCAAGTGCGCAGTGCATCGGCGGACATGTCGGATGGCACCGGACGGATCGCGGCCGGCAGCAGCGACATCTCGCAGCGCATCGCGACGCAGGCCAGCAGTCTCGAGGAGACGGCCGCGAGCATGGAACAGATCACATCGACAGTGCAGCAAAACGCCGCCAATACGGCGCAGGCGGATCAACTGGTGGCATCGGCAAGCGAAGCGGCACGTGAGGGCGGCGAAGCGGTGAGCCGCGTCGTCACCACGATGAGCGCAATCGATGCATCAGCGCGCAAGATCTCGGACATCACCTCCGTGATCGAAGGCATTGCGTTCCAGACGAACATCCTGGCGTTGAACGCGGCCGTCGAAGCGGCGCGTGCTGGCGAACACGGCAGGGGATTTGCTGTCGTGGCGTCCGAAGTGCGCGGCCTTGCGCAACGCAGCGCCGCCGCGGTGAAGGAAATCGAGGGGTTGATCGCGGAATCGGTCGGCCGGGTCGCCGATGGTTACCGGATCGCCGAAGAAGCGCGCGGCACGATGACCGGAATCGTGGAACGCGTCGCGCGGGTGAATGCGATCATCGGTGAAATCAGCGTGGCGTCGCGCGAGCAATCGAGCGGTATCGAGCAGGTGAATCTCGCGGTCGCGCAGATCGGCGAAGCGACGCAGCAGAATGCGGCGCTGGTCGGCGAAGCGGAACAGTCAACCGCTGAACTGCTCGAACATGCGATAGCGCTCAACCGCGCGGTGAGCGTGTTCCGGGTCTGA
- a CDS encoding quaternary amine ABC transporter ATP-binding protein, translated as MKSEKVVVENLCKVFGTSPKQAIDMLAGGATKEEVFARTGQIVGVHNVSFDVREGEIFVLMGLSGSGKSTLIRLINRLVEPTVGKVLIDGRDVASVPRSELTSLRRKDMSMVFQSFALMPQRTVLSNAAFGLEVAGIGRKEREKRAMGVLEQVGLAPFAQKLPAQLSGGMQQRVGLARALAVNPSLMIMDEAFSALDPLKRKEMQNVLLDLQREQQRTIMFVSHDLEEALRIGTRIAIMEGGRVVQIGTPQEIISNPADDYVRAFFDGIDTSRYLTAGDLMQTDVVPLMRHGSQIDASSVSQALNGSADYAFVMDQERKIRGFVCRDSVGQASPEINVIECIQRTTPLDVVVSRVVASRAPLPVVDADGSYCGSVNKTNVLKALTRHRGSHV; from the coding sequence ATGAAATCCGAAAAGGTCGTGGTCGAAAACCTGTGCAAGGTCTTCGGTACGAGCCCGAAGCAGGCGATCGACATGCTTGCCGGCGGCGCAACGAAAGAAGAGGTCTTTGCCAGGACCGGCCAGATTGTCGGCGTCCACAACGTGTCCTTCGACGTACGCGAGGGCGAGATTTTCGTGCTGATGGGCTTGTCGGGTTCCGGCAAGTCGACGCTGATCCGGCTGATCAACCGGCTGGTCGAGCCGACCGTGGGTAAGGTCCTTATCGACGGTCGCGATGTGGCGTCTGTCCCGCGCTCGGAGCTGACATCGCTCAGGCGCAAGGACATGAGCATGGTGTTCCAGTCGTTCGCGCTGATGCCGCAACGCACGGTTTTATCGAATGCGGCGTTCGGACTGGAAGTGGCGGGGATCGGACGCAAGGAACGCGAAAAACGCGCGATGGGCGTGCTCGAACAAGTGGGTCTTGCGCCGTTTGCGCAGAAGCTGCCCGCGCAGTTGTCGGGCGGCATGCAGCAGCGCGTGGGTCTTGCACGGGCGCTGGCCGTGAACCCGTCGCTGATGATCATGGACGAGGCGTTCTCCGCACTCGATCCGCTCAAGCGCAAGGAAATGCAGAACGTGCTGCTCGATCTGCAGCGCGAACAGCAGCGCACGATCATGTTCGTGTCGCACGATCTTGAAGAGGCGCTGCGCATCGGCACGCGCATCGCGATCATGGAAGGCGGCCGCGTGGTCCAGATCGGCACGCCGCAGGAAATCATTTCGAATCCCGCCGACGACTATGTGCGCGCGTTCTTCGACGGTATCGACACAAGCCGTTATCTGACGGCCGGCGATCTCATGCAGACCGATGTCGTGCCGTTGATGAGACACGGCTCGCAGATCGATGCATCGAGCGTCTCGCAAGCGCTCAACGGCAGCGCCGACTACGCGTTCGTGATGGACCAGGAACGCAAGATCCGCGGTTTCGTGTGCCGCGATTCGGTGGGACAGGCATCGCCGGAAATCAACGTCATTGAATGCATTCAACGCACGACGCCGCTCGATGTGGTGGTCAGCCGCGTGGTCGCAAGCCGCGCACCGCTGCCGGTGGTCGACGCGGACGGATCGTATTGTGGTTCGGTCAACAAGACGAACGTCCTCAAGGCTCTGACTCGACATAGAGGCTCCCATGTCTGA
- the choW gene encoding choline ABC transporter permease subunit, whose protein sequence is MSEIIPLGSWVDHGVKYLLDHDAKTFDAIGRVIESFAAMVEHGLQAIPMWLMMAIFVGIGLWRVGWRFALFVLLSLLLIYATGFWDEMVITLGLTLSATLISLLLGIPLGIWTAKSRTIETIVRPVLDLMQTMPAFVYLIPAAMLFGLGRVPGILSTVIFAMPPAVRLTSLGIKHVNREIVEAGQAFGCTPWQLLYKVQFPNALPSIMTGVNQTIMMALSMVIIASMVGAGGLGNDVLASIQRLDIGLGFESGLSVVLLAIILDRITESFGRSPGMARAPLLSGIRSVMRVRRTPAAQQS, encoded by the coding sequence ATGTCTGAAATTATTCCGCTCGGCAGTTGGGTCGATCACGGCGTCAAATATCTGCTCGACCACGATGCAAAAACCTTCGATGCGATCGGCCGGGTTATCGAGAGCTTCGCAGCGATGGTCGAACACGGGCTGCAAGCCATCCCGATGTGGCTGATGATGGCGATCTTTGTCGGCATCGGCTTATGGCGGGTCGGCTGGCGCTTTGCGCTCTTCGTGTTGTTGTCCCTGCTGCTGATCTATGCAACCGGCTTCTGGGACGAGATGGTGATCACCCTTGGCCTGACGCTGTCGGCGACCTTGATCAGCTTGTTGCTTGGCATTCCGCTCGGCATCTGGACGGCGAAGAGCAGGACCATCGAGACCATCGTGCGTCCGGTGCTCGACCTGATGCAGACCATGCCCGCGTTCGTGTACCTGATTCCGGCTGCCATGCTGTTCGGCCTCGGCCGCGTTCCAGGCATCCTGTCCACGGTCATCTTCGCCATGCCGCCCGCCGTGCGTCTCACATCGCTCGGGATCAAGCACGTGAATCGCGAGATCGTGGAAGCGGGTCAGGCGTTCGGATGCACGCCTTGGCAATTGCTTTACAAGGTGCAGTTCCCGAACGCGTTGCCGTCCATCATGACCGGCGTGAACCAGACCATCATGATGGCTTTGTCCATGGTGATCATCGCGTCCATGGTCGGCGCCGGTGGTCTCGGCAACGACGTGCTCGCAAGTATTCAGCGGCTCGATATCGGGCTCGGGTTTGAAAGCGGCTTGTCGGTGGTGTTGCTTGCGATCATCCTGGACCGCATTACGGAAAGCTTCGGCCGTTCGCCGGGTATGGCGCGCGCACCGCTGCTGTCAGGAATTCGCAGTGTCATGCGTGTGCGGCGCACGCCGGCTGCGCAACAAAGTTGA
- a CDS encoding GlxA family transcriptional regulator gives MKRDAMVPDRIHPASQPSDSPLSKLSHFGFLTLPNFSMIAFTSAIEVLRMANYVGRAEHYTWSVITPDGEPARASNGITVKPTRTLAEAGMPDVLIVCAGWHVRDYVNDDVIALLQQVAQQGIPLGGICTGAYALLAANLLDGYRCTVHWEDMSPLHKSYPHVRFADEIFVIDRDRVTCTGGTAPLDLMLNLVGMRLGQAHAAQVSEQFIVERIRGTTDHQHIPVDARVGFSRAELIEVVRLMEANIEEPLSLEELARLVKLSQRHLQRMFKMFLSVSPTHYYLTLRLRRARELLRNSDASISRVTAICGFHSPCHFSKAYRAQFGHAPSIERRQSA, from the coding sequence ATGAAGCGAGACGCGATGGTGCCGGACCGGATTCATCCAGCGAGTCAACCGTCTGACTCGCCGTTATCGAAGCTGTCGCACTTCGGGTTTTTGACGCTGCCGAATTTTTCGATGATCGCCTTTACGAGCGCTATCGAAGTATTACGGATGGCTAACTATGTTGGACGCGCGGAGCACTACACATGGTCGGTGATCACGCCTGATGGCGAACCGGCGCGTGCAAGCAACGGCATCACGGTGAAGCCGACGAGGACGCTTGCCGAAGCGGGCATGCCGGATGTATTGATCGTGTGTGCGGGCTGGCATGTCCGCGATTACGTGAACGACGACGTGATTGCGTTGCTGCAGCAGGTCGCACAGCAAGGCATACCGCTAGGCGGCATATGCACGGGCGCATATGCATTGCTGGCGGCCAATCTGCTCGATGGCTACAGATGCACCGTGCATTGGGAAGATATGTCGCCGCTGCACAAGAGCTATCCTCATGTGCGTTTCGCCGATGAAATCTTTGTCATCGACCGGGACCGCGTGACGTGCACGGGCGGCACCGCGCCGCTCGACCTGATGCTGAATCTTGTCGGCATGAGGCTTGGGCAGGCGCATGCGGCGCAGGTGTCCGAGCAATTCATCGTTGAACGGATTCGCGGCACGACCGATCATCAACATATCCCAGTAGACGCCCGTGTTGGTTTCTCGCGCGCCGAGCTGATCGAAGTCGTGCGGCTGATGGAAGCCAATATTGAGGAGCCCCTTTCCCTGGAAGAACTTGCGCGGCTCGTGAAGCTCTCGCAGCGGCATTTGCAGCGCATGTTCAAGATGTTCCTGAGCGTATCGCCAACGCACTATTACCTCACGCTGCGCCTGCGGCGTGCGCGCGAGTTATTGCGTAATAGCGATGCCTCCATTTCGCGCGTCACCGCCATTTGCGGTTTCCACTCGCCTTGTCATTTCAGCAAGGCATATCGCGCGCAATTTGGCCATGCGCCGAGTATCGAGCGCAGGCAATCGGCTTAA
- a CDS encoding choline ABC transporter substrate-binding protein, which translates to MNVTMSGGAFAADAAACQNVRFADVGWTDIAATTGLATTVLQGLGYKPTKTIASVPITFAGIKNKQIDVFLGYWSPTMDPIVQPFQKANQIKVLPAPNLTGAKYTLAVPDYAYQGGLKSFSDIAKNFDKLDGKIYGIEPGNDGNALIKKMIDSNQYGLGKFKMVESSEAGMLVEVGRAIREKKWIVFLGWEPHPMNVSMKIDYLSGGDDVFGANYGEAKVLTVTPPDYAARCPNVAHLVDNLKFSTDIENHVMTPIMNKTDPNKAAKDWLKANPAVLDKWLAGVKTFDGKDGLAAVKTYVSQ; encoded by the coding sequence ATGAATGTCACGATGTCCGGCGGCGCGTTTGCGGCCGACGCGGCGGCGTGCCAGAACGTGCGTTTCGCCGATGTCGGCTGGACCGATATTGCCGCGACCACGGGACTCGCGACCACTGTGCTGCAGGGTCTCGGATACAAGCCGACAAAGACGATCGCTTCCGTGCCGATTACGTTTGCGGGTATCAAGAACAAGCAGATCGATGTATTCCTCGGTTACTGGTCACCGACGATGGACCCGATTGTCCAGCCGTTCCAGAAGGCAAACCAGATCAAAGTCCTGCCCGCGCCCAACCTGACGGGCGCGAAATACACGCTCGCAGTTCCCGATTACGCGTACCAGGGCGGCCTGAAGTCCTTCAGCGATATCGCCAAGAACTTCGACAAGCTCGATGGCAAGATCTATGGCATTGAACCAGGTAACGATGGCAACGCGTTGATCAAGAAAATGATCGACTCGAATCAGTATGGCCTGGGCAAGTTCAAGATGGTCGAGTCAAGCGAAGCCGGCATGCTGGTCGAAGTGGGCCGGGCGATTCGCGAGAAGAAGTGGATTGTGTTCCTGGGATGGGAACCGCACCCGATGAATGTATCGATGAAGATCGATTATCTGAGCGGCGGCGACGACGTGTTCGGCGCGAATTACGGCGAAGCAAAAGTGCTGACGGTCACGCCGCCGGATTATGCCGCGCGATGCCCGAACGTCGCTCATCTCGTCGATAACCTGAAGTTCTCCACAGATATAGAAAATCATGTGATGACGCCGATCATGAACAAGACCGATCCGAACAAGGCGGCCAAGGATTGGTTGAAGGCGAACCCGGCGGTGCTGGATAAATGGCTGGCGGGGGTGAAGACGTTCGATGGCAAGGACGGGCTGGCGGCGGTCAAGACCTACGTATCGCAGTAA
- a CDS encoding GlxA family transcriptional regulator has translation MNPADLLPAQSPDTAAKQRIRFGIVLLPNFTLTAFSGFVDLLRLSADEGDFSKPVRCSWSVIGETLAPVRASCGIQITPWETFDKAESFDYVVVVGGLLHSGAGANDATLQFIRRAATTNATLVGICTGVFSLMRAGVLDGYRICVSWFHYWDFVERFPGVNEEMLVADRLFVMDHRRITCSGGRASIDVAAAILLRHFEAATVQKALRILLVDDMQKGNAPQPHPPGLAPATHPKVKRAILLMEQHVGRSLTLDELAHKLDLSTRQLERLFKAETGKAPQAYAKQVRLRTAAWLLTSSDKTVADIASSCGFSDASHLGREFRKQFGLAPMMYREQRGTAAPEDAASVATLELAADFDETFPGRARAI, from the coding sequence ATGAATCCCGCTGACCTCCTTCCCGCCCAGTCGCCCGATACGGCGGCCAAACAGCGCATTCGCTTTGGCATTGTGCTGTTGCCGAATTTCACGCTGACGGCCTTTTCCGGCTTCGTCGATTTATTGCGTCTTTCCGCCGACGAAGGCGATTTCAGCAAGCCGGTCAGGTGCTCGTGGAGCGTGATAGGCGAAACGCTTGCACCGGTGCGTGCGAGTTGCGGCATTCAGATCACGCCTTGGGAAACATTCGACAAAGCCGAGTCATTCGACTACGTAGTCGTCGTGGGCGGCCTGCTGCATTCAGGCGCGGGCGCAAACGACGCCACGCTGCAATTCATCCGCCGCGCCGCGACCACCAACGCCACGCTCGTCGGCATTTGCACGGGCGTGTTCTCCCTGATGCGCGCGGGCGTGCTGGACGGTTATCGAATTTGCGTAAGCTGGTTTCATTACTGGGATTTCGTGGAACGTTTTCCCGGCGTGAACGAAGAAATGCTGGTCGCGGACCGGTTATTCGTCATGGATCACCGGCGCATCACGTGCTCGGGCGGACGTGCATCGATCGATGTTGCCGCTGCAATCCTGCTGCGTCATTTCGAAGCTGCGACAGTGCAAAAGGCGCTGCGCATCTTGCTTGTCGATGACATGCAAAAAGGCAACGCGCCGCAACCGCATCCGCCGGGCCTGGCGCCCGCGACGCATCCGAAAGTAAAGCGCGCAATCTTGCTGATGGAACAGCACGTGGGACGCTCACTGACGCTCGATGAACTTGCGCACAAACTGGATCTATCGACGCGGCAACTGGAAAGGTTGTTCAAGGCCGAAACGGGCAAGGCGCCACAGGCTTACGCCAAGCAAGTGAGGTTGCGCACAGCCGCCTGGTTGCTGACCAGCTCCGACAAAACTGTTGCCGATATTGCCTCGAGTTGCGGATTTTCCGATGCTTCGCACCTGGGCCGCGAATTCAGGAAGCAGTTCGGGCTTGCGCCAATGATGTATCGCGAGCAACGCGGCACGGCCGCGCCCGAAGACGCGGCGAGCGTCGCAACGCTCGAACTTGCCGCGGATTTCGATGAAACATTTCCAGGGCGCGCGCGGGCTATCTAG